Proteins encoded within one genomic window of Lagenorhynchus albirostris chromosome 9, mLagAlb1.1, whole genome shotgun sequence:
- the SNX15 gene encoding sorting nexin-15 isoform X7 produces MSRQAKDDFLRHYTVSDPRTHPKGYTEYKVTAQFISKRDPEDVKEVVVWKRYSDFRKLHGDLAYTHRNLFRRLEEFPAFPRAQVFGRFEASVIEERRKGAEDLLRFTVHIPALNNSPQLKEFFRGGEVTRPSEMSRDVHILPPPLIPTPPPDEPRVQPHEPWLPQPLPAERRGLEELEVPVDPLPSSPAQEALDLLFNCGSTEEASSSPGRGPLTEAELALFDPFSKEEGVGPSPTHMGELAALEAESERLDQEPWEPGGQAEEEDEKGGPAPAYLSEATELITQALRDEKAGAYPAALQGYRDGVHILLQGVSGDPSPARREGVKKKAAEYLKRAEEILHLHLSQLPP; encoded by the exons ATGTCCCGCCAGGCGAAGGACGACTTTCTGCGGCACTACACAGTCTCCGACCCCCGGACCCACCCAAAGGGCTACACAGAGTACAAAGTGACGGCTCAG TTCATCTCAAAGAGGGACCCGGAGGATGTCAAAGAG GTGGTGGTCTGGAAGCGGTACAGTGACTTTCGAAAGCTGCATGGAGACCTGGCCTATACCCACCGCAACCTCTTCCGCCGCCTGGAGGAGTTCCCTGCCTTCCCCCGTGCCCAGGTGTTTG GCCGGTTTGAAGCCTCGGTGATCGAGGAGCGGCGAAAGGGGGCCGAGGACTTGCTTCGCTTTACTGTGCACATCCCCGCACTCAACAACAGCCCCCAACTCAAGGAGTTCTTCCGG GGTGGGGAGGTGACACGGCCCTCCGAGATGTCCAGAGACGTGCATATCCTGCCACCCCCTCTGATCCCCACACCGCCCCCTGATGAACCCCGGGTGCAGCCTCATGAGCCCTGGTTGCCCCAGCCGCTCCCTGCAGAGAGGAGGGGCCTCGAGGAGTTGGAGGTGCCAG TGGACCCCCTGCCATCCAGCCCTGCCCAGGAGGCCCTGGATCTCCTCTTTAACTGTGGGAGCACCGAGGAGGCGTCCAGTTCCCCCGGCCGAGGCCCCCTCACCGAGGCTGAGCTTGCCCTCTTTGACCCCTTCTCCAAGGAAG AAGGTGTAGGCCCCAGTCCTACCCACATGGGTGAGCTGGCAGCACTGGAGGCAGAATCTGAAAGACTGGACCAGGAACCCTGGGAGCCAGGAGGGCAGGCGGAGGAAGAGGACGAGAAAGGAGGGCCCGCCCCTGCCTATCTGAGCGAAGCCACAGAGCTCATCACCCAGGCCCTACGGGATGAGAAGGCAGGCGCCTACCCTGCAGCTTTGCAGGGTTACCGGGATGGTGTGCACATCCTGCTTCAGGGAGTTTCTG GTGACCCATCACCTGCCCGCCGGGAGGGTGTGAAGAAGAAGGCGGCTGAGTACCTGAAGCGGGCAGAGGAAATCTTGCACCTGCATCTGTCCCAGCTCCCACCCTGA
- the SNX15 gene encoding sorting nexin-15 isoform X10 yields the protein MSKGVSRGALVWAVGRDTTPSQTPPACTPLFACSQESDLRVCFVFLSAVTAPTHLRSSNKSSHERFTHGTAFKLRNLVVVVLPKARPLCTPVPNQIPETEFWAKDDFLRHYTVSDPRTHPKGYTEYKVTAQFISKRDPEDVKEVVVWKRYSDFRKLHGDLAYTHRNLFRRLEEFPAFPRAQVFGRFEASVIEERRKGAEDLLRFTVHIPALNNSPQLKEFFRWTPCHPALPRRPWISSLTVGAPRRRPVPPAEAPSPRLSLPSLTPSPRKVTHHLPAGRV from the exons ATGTCTAAAGGGGTCTCCAGAGGAGCCCTGGTGTGGGCTGTGGGACGGGACACCACTCCATCCCAAACACCTCCTGCATGTACTCCCCTCTTTGCATGCTCCCAGGAGTCTGATTTGAGAGTttgctttgtgtttctttctgcAGTTACAGCGCCCACTCATCTGAGGTCCAGTAACAAGAGTAGCCATGAGCGCTTCACCCATGGTACTGCATTCAAGCTTCGAaacctggtggtggtggtgttaccAAAAGCTCGGCCTCTCTGTACACCAGTGCCGAACCAAATcccggagacagagttttgg GCGAAGGACGACTTTCTGCGGCACTACACAGTCTCCGACCCCCGGACCCACCCAAAGGGCTACACAGAGTACAAAGTGACGGCTCAG TTCATCTCAAAGAGGGACCCGGAGGATGTCAAAGAG GTGGTGGTCTGGAAGCGGTACAGTGACTTTCGAAAGCTGCATGGAGACCTGGCCTATACCCACCGCAACCTCTTCCGCCGCCTGGAGGAGTTCCCTGCCTTCCCCCGTGCCCAGGTGTTTG GCCGGTTTGAAGCCTCGGTGATCGAGGAGCGGCGAAAGGGGGCCGAGGACTTGCTTCGCTTTACTGTGCACATCCCCGCACTCAACAACAGCCCCCAACTCAAGGAGTTCTTCCGG TGGACCCCCTGCCATCCAGCCCTGCCCAGGAGGCCCTGGATCTCCTCTTTAACTGTGGGAGCACCGAGGAGGCGTCCAGTTCCCCCGGCCGAGGCCCCCTCACCGAGGCTGAGCTTGCCCTCTTTGACCCCTTCTCCAAGGAAG GTGACCCATCACCTGCCCGCCGGGAGGGTGTGA